The Corylus avellana chromosome ca11, CavTom2PMs-1.0 genome contains the following window.
TGGTTCAAGTGCATGTGTAGTAATTGCCACCTCATCTTCATTGTCATCAACTCTCTTAATCTTTCGAGTTAGATTCCTCATTATCCATTTCCGAATCCATTTGTTCAACCATTGGCTCGATCATTAGTAGTCTTCCCCTCTCTATCACTTCTCGTCACAGTTCATTGGCCATTGGCCATTGTGCTCAATTAATATGCAAACAACAGCCTGAGCTTGAGCGCTTAAATTATATGAGTACCTTTGTTTGAATTAGAAGCTTTTTTACTGAgctttgagtaatgctaaacaTACTCACATTCTTTTGATTTCATTCTAACACACTTTTAGGTGACTCACACTctcaccattagatcaaaatccaataataatttatcgCAAATCTAATGGTGAGAGTATATGCCACCTAAGGGTGTATGAAAGTACGATTGGAAGAGTGAGTACTTGTAGAATTACTCATTGAACTTTACCGTTATGAAAGCGTGCAAGTGAGCTTTGAATCACTAATAACTATTTGCAGAACTTTTTTGAATGAAATTCAACCATTGTAAGAACATAAAAAAGCAGATGCTCCATCCTGATTTCCTACCAGTCGTTttaacaaaagaataaaatattgatAACAGGAAATATATTGCATGCATTTagcaaaaaatttacaatagGAATTTCTCATACATAATTGCCTAAATtctttaaaaaggaaaaaaaaataaaaaataaaaaatattgagaaaagaGGAACATCTCAGGAGGTATTACTAATAAAAACCAGTTAACTATTTAGAATGACCTATTAATCTCTCTAGTCATtatgaggaaaaagaaaaaagatttgaaaCTTGAACAAAGGCATTGAATTGATGCAGTCCCAATCCAACCAATAAATTACAGTGATGGTATCATGCCGGTGTAGGAGTTGGTTTAGGAACATCAACTAACCGTTCGATCATTTGGAGCTGATCATAGGGTGCAATCTGTAACATTAGATAGAAAAAAGATAGTGACTTAGAACACGTAAGGAAGAACAGATCTGTTAAACCTATTATTCCTTCACAATGAATACAAATAAGTTGGGAGACGtgcttgttagaatataaattaaataattaaattcatctcttcttatcagcttacGCATGCGTGTATCTAAGGTTTGTTGCCTAGCAGGTACGCATCTGTACATGGGCAATGCTCATATAAAAGTTAGGTTtagaatattataaaatttccATTTAGACTAAGTAGCAAGAATCAGACTCAAAGATACTAGTTAGCCATATATTGGTTATTGAATGATTGCCatcatataattttctttctattattaAACATTGATTCAAATGTCAAGTCTTTTGTATTGTGGTCAAAGAAAGGTATTAGGTTTGCCATGAAATTGATGGTAGTCTCTGTCAAAAATTTAACTCTACAGCAACAATAATAATCCAtcatataattttcttctttccattATTAACCATTGATTCAAATGTAAAGTCACCTGGCTGAATCCGTCAGGCCACGTTATTGAAACAGCATAGTTCCCCATAGGCCGAATATCTTCAGGTTCAATATCTTCTGGAACATCTGTATATTGCAGTTTTTGCTCCCCTGTCCATTCATCCTGATAGGAGCAATTAACCCCTCATTAGTCGAAGGATAGAAAAGGCCAGACATGGAAAAGACTCTAGTGACATAGTAACACCAACTGAAATCAACTCCATTGGAGGATTTGTCAAGGCCATTTTTTCTTCCTAGAAAATAGCATTTTGTTTGCTTTGAATAATCAGCATTCAAAAGGATTAGTAAATAATTTCGATGCTTCTACAATCTATCCCATCAACTTGTGTCTCTTTTAAGTTGAATCACATGTATTACTGCACCCACCTCTAGATTTGTCCATTTACTTATCTAAAACTAAATAGTGCAAGGATTTGATGTCAGATTATGACTTTTCTATGCTTCTGCACAAtgtaataaacaaataaatttaagcCATCTGATTGCTGatgcaaaatgacaaaaacatcCTTTCAAAAAATCAATGTCACATACTATAAAATAATCTGCAACTATGTAGCAACTCTACTGTGGTATTATGAAAAGGAGACTGTCCACTAGTGCTTTAATTAACATTTCAATTGATCATGTTTACTTACACACTTATCTCATAATTGTGTTACACGTTAAGCATCAACTGCAGATTTCTTTTGTATTACTTCACTCCTTCCTTTCCATTCCTTTTCCATTTTCAACACCAAATATGGAAAACAAccaaaaggataaaaaaagaGGACATAGAGAAAATTTTCTACCTATAAGAAGATTTTCTTAAACAACCTATGaaatcaattattttgtttctgcTACAAAACCAAGTcttgtttttaacttttggaCATTACCATTATTTGCAAATATATcctccatatatataaaatcaagtaaagatttagagagagagaggtgaaagtcttcaaacaaaattatattacaAGGTTTAGGTTTTGATACTTGTCAGTTTTCTTAGGTTTACAGTCTAGCGTCAAGCATGTGCACAATTTTGACTATGCAGAGAATTCTTTCTCCTAATACACACATGAAGAGCTATGATAACCTCAGAAATGAGAAATACTCTCCATGGGCAACCAAACCTAGATGTTTCAAGTTCCAACTGCCGTGTAATTTCAGTTGGACCAGAAGAGGTTTGAAACCCCATATCATATAGAAAGCAGCAACTAGCTATGACAAGATATCCTCAGCAGCAGCACATATATAGTCAGCAATTTAATTATCACAATTCTGTCCAGCAGTTTTAACTGAATATTGGACAGCTCGAGCAGAAAGGCAACGGCAATCACTGTCTTGTATTTAGCGTCAGACCATATTAAAGTTCAGGTCTTACACTAAGAGAATATGTAAAATGTTGTCTTAATTTTCCATGACATAAAAGTAATCACTTTAATTAGAACCATTGAGAAAGAATAAATTAGTGTTTTCCAAATGAAATCCTTCATACCACACTTTGGGCAGATCGATCATTCCGTCTAACAGTTGCAGGATGCAGAAGGAATTCTTCATCTGAATCTGGTACCTTCACCCTGATTGCCTTGATGGATTTATCGTATGTGACCGCTGTAGAcactaaaaaggaaaagatgatTTCTCATCAAACTAAGGTCAAAGCAGACATGGAAATTTCAATAACACAAGtactttttgacatgtccacacaaagggaGGGAAatgggggagggggattcgaactaggacctccgcttcatgaaacGTGGTTTCCAGCCGActgagctaccccttggagacCAATAGCACAAGTAGGCAACAAGTCTTAGACAATAACAATTTGGTCCCACATCAAGGAGCAACCCAATATGTCATTCCCATCGTCTATAAATTGCACCATTCTGAAATTTAGAAAGAACTCCAAAAATATCAACATTCCATTTTGCTTGCAAGAGATTAAAAGGcctcaattatttaaaaatttgataaatctCAAGAAATCTCtttaaacattaaaattgaGTTTTGATTTCGAGCAGTTGCAACAGCATTTATAACCGTGGTGATATGTGCAAGAAGAGAGGTAGCATTTTACTCTCACTGTCTTAGGAACATTTTTCTCAAGACTTCCATGCAAAGATATGGTACCTTGttggcgaatcttggcacaTTGTTGCACAACACAAACTCCTAGGTTCTGAAATGTCTTTGCAACTTCACCTTGAGGATCAGCAGCCACTTCAGGCATTCCACTATCTCCCGAAGCAGATAGCTATCAAtagaaaaataaccaaaaaaaaaaaaaaaatttcactctGCTTGCCCAGCATAAATGATACAAAGTCCAACATTCTAATgatctaaaataaaagaagggaaATCAGGTCACCAACCCCCTGTGGTTTTTCCCATTTTGAATTTAAGACTCCAGTTTTCAATTTGATAGATTTAAGACTTGAGTTTACACCCATTCTACATTTGAGACCTCTGTTAGATTTTCCGTCAAATAGGTAACGTAAGTAGGTGTGAAAATACCATTATTCCCTTTTAGAATCTTTGTGAGCAAAAAAAGGTAGTAAAATCTAAAATGTATGAGAGAAACAGAAAGGCACTTGACCTACGTGTAGGCAAAAAACACAAAGCATGCAAGTTATAAGTCATGGAGGGGAAAAATCAGCTATTGAAAATTGTAGGATCAATACTATTGTCCAACATAGTAATGGCAGTTAAGTTTCAAGTAAGCATCGAGAGTAGATTTCAGACAACCAGAATCAGTAAGAAATGTTATCACAGGATGTACCGTCGGTCTGATGGGAAGATCAAAGAGATGAGGGATTCCAAACTGCTGGACAACCTGCAAAGAcgttttcaatttctttatatatatttgtttgtacACAAAAATACTGATAATACTGTCAGCCtgagattttcaaattttacgTTCTGCAAATTGGATAATGAACCTCTTCCAAAGTCCAACGTTCTAACTTTCACTTGATTACCTGAGAGCCTGAACCTCTTCCAAATGGATAGTAGCGTTTTCCATCAGCATCAAAGTGGGACATATTCTCAACAACAGCAACACATGGCACCTATGTATAGAATCACAAAGTATACTTACTAAAGAATAGATCAAAATGTTTTAGATGAGAAGCATAGAAACTCATTACTAATTAAGTAAGAATCTTGTCactcattaaaaatttatatttttcatccttaaaaatattttaaaacttatcTATTATAATAACAAGTTTCACTTCAAAAGGGGAATGCAGCACTTGTATAACAGAAATGCACACCTTAAGCTTTGAAAACATGCGAACTCCTTTCGCGACATCAATGAATGCTAGCTTTTGAGGAGTGGTAACAATAACAGCAGCAGTTAAAGGGACTACCTGAAAAATGTGAATTTGCCCATCTTGAACTGTGTGAAGTGTTAAGATTGAGAGCAATGTGCCATGAACAAGTATCTTTATAGCTATCCACATGCACGTAAATATGcaacaataaaagtgaaaaccgtaaaaggaaataaattaacAGAAAATCAAGATGGTGAAACTAATGGGGCGGTATTAGTTTAGGACAAAGAATAAGTGCATGTAAAAGCCGAACCTGGCATAAAGTAAGTTGAATATCACCAGTTCCAGGGGGCATGTCAACAATAAGATAATCCAACTCTCCCCTGCATTTTGGAACCAATCAGGATCAGTCGTTGCATGTCTCCTCCACCCCATAATTTAGAATGTAGCCATCAAATTCATAAGGTGCCTCAAAAGTTAGCttttttcacttgaaaaataGATGCATGCCGGGTCAAGCAATGcataaaacaagaagaaaactcCAGCAGGATTGGAACTCTCATAAAAATCATGAGTAAACAAATCTTACTCTAGTTTATGTTACTTTCTAATTCATTAAGAGAAGTACATCATACCACTCGGTAGTAGTCAGAAGTTGGTTGATGACCCCAGAAACCATTGGACCTCGCATTATTGCACGACCTTGTCCGGCAAATCCAAAAGAAACCAATTTAACTCCCAAGTATTCAGTTGGAATTATGGTTCCCTTCTCTGGGTTCTGGAGAAAGTTTTTCCTTTCATTATTGCATCACTTCACTAACTTGCAGTAAAAATCAATTCAGAAATTTGTAATATTACCATTTCTAGTAGTCGGTTTTCAGGGGAGACCATTGTAGGTAAACTGGGGCCATAGACATCAGCATCAAAGATACCAACTCTAGCTCCCATACCAACCAAGGTGTAAGCCAGGTTTACTGCTACTGTTGATTTTCCAACACCTCCCTGCACAGTTCTCCAGAAACAGCAGTggtgatacaaaataaaagatcaaAGACATTTGTAAAtcaattgtatatatttttagcAAACAAGACAATAATCAGAGCACCTTAGATGGGATCTATGAAGAAGGTGAAAGGGCAAAATAAGTTGGTGTTGTGTCCTCAGAGGAAACAGTTTCTTTAAGTGTTTATTACCCAGAAAATATATGTGACAAGGGCTAGTAAAAACATTTAATTTCCCACCATTCCTCTTACAGTAAGCCACAAGAATCATGCATTCTTTTCTGATTAAAACTACCAGGAAAGTGACAATTTTTTCGGTAATTGTCTTTTCTCCATCACTTCAATCAGGAagactattaatttttttaaatcattcaGAAATACtgattttcttataaaataaaacataatcaAGAGAGATCTATATTTATCTAAATACATTTAGCATAATGGAAAGCTCCCTGGAATACAAACAATTGAACCGTAAAGAGTCAACTCTTAGACTGGACCACAAAGTTCCCAATATGTTGTAGTAGCAGTAGCAGTACTACTAGTGACAAtagcattaaaaattcaataaatcaaggAAAGTCTACCTTGCAACTTGAAACTGCCacaatatttgaaattttctgtAAACCAGCTGGAAGTTGCTCAGAAAAAATGGGTCGTGCTGGTTGTGCTGACATTGTGACATGCACGTTCTTTACCCAAGGAAGCACTGCCACCACCTCGTTTGCCTTCTGCTCAAACTGTCATCAATTAAATCTTGTTAAACTTCCTAAGTAAAGCAATCTTCATAATCCATCCAAGCCacaagcaaaaaaataattaagttaaaaaaaaaaaaaaaaaaattgctcatgTATCATTTAAGATATGTCATTGAAAGCAAAATTTTACATCATTTTCATGGAAAGAATTCATGCTGAGGGTAacgaagaaagaaagagtagtGGAGATTGTTTGCACACTTTCattactaaaataattttaagtgaaTTCTATGAAATAAAAGTCTACCCTTCCAAACATATGTCAGTTCCTGTTCATACAACGGTGTTGTGTCATTTACCATGTCCTTGATTGGACATGCTGGTGTGGTGAGCTCTAACCGAAATGAAACCTGAAATACAAAGTCAAGATATTCTAGTCAGGACATTGTTTTTTACAAGTAGAAAATTTTGCACATTCACATTCTAAATGACCTCTCCAGAAGCCTCATTGATGTGTAGATCTTTCACAAAACCACACGAGACGATGTCTGTCCCAAAGTCAGGGTCAATGATTTGAGACAAGGCTTTCAGCACATCACTCTCAGCCATTCCAGTCGATAACGCTGAAGCGCCAGCTAGAAATGTGAAAATCATGATATAATAAAGAGGATATACAAAATGAATCCCATGAATGTTAAAAGGTGGACAGAACAATGGCAGGAACAAAATAGGAAGATACAAGGAAAAAGTTAGAGATTGATACAACACTACATAGTTTTATTTCAGTATCCATCTGATTGTATAAGCATTTCTTTCACATTAGAataagcttcttcttcttttttttcaaaaaaaatctgtCTATAACGTTTATTGGGAAaacaaattatgatttttaagACAAATTCAGTAGCTTTCACCACATATAATTTATAGAGATTGATGTGAGAGAGGACACCCAAGTCCCAACAATCTGATACCAGTGCATTCCATTTCAATGGATCACCAAAACGCCCCCTAAAACGGATTGAATTTGGGTTCTTTGGCAGCACTAAGCTTGCTAGACTACATGTCAATAAGAACCTCAAAGTTCCCCGCCCCATTCAAGTGAATTGTGagatttcttccttctttttcgaTGAATTGTGAAACTTCTGCAAATGGATTTAGTTTCCTTGAAGCAATGAGCTTATGGGTTGGCTTTAAAAAGGctaaaggaaaaaggaaaaacacttTACCTTCAACAGAGGCAGCTTTAGTTGTTACAGAGCTGAAAACGGAGCGTTTGTTCGATACCCATGTGGAGCTTTCAATTCTTTGAGGCCGAAGAGAACAGTTTACATTTGATAGTGGAAGATGATTCTCTGGAGAAAGTAGTCCTACAACAGCATACCAGGTAAGCAGCTCAGTGTAAAAACTTAATTTAAGAGTGAAACTTGAGCTGGAGTGCAAGAGATTACCTGCTTTTGGTCGTGATTTTGAGGTTAGCAGAGAGAGATATGGTGACGATGGAGCATGAAGGATTTgcattttagagagagagagagagagagagattctctGCAAGACACAAATGGGAGGTGAGTGGTCTCTGTGAACCTCAAGTTCTTGTGCCAAGTAACGTAATCGTTCCAAATCCAATCCGCTTAGCCTGAACGACAACGTTTTACCAATTGTTTAATATTTTGCActctttagttttttatttttttaatgtttgacACTTGTTTTCCAAATGCCGGTAACGATATCCTACGCCCAATTACGCACGTGTTAGTACTATCCtgttctccaattttttttttattttttttatttttttaagtttgaatttttttttttcccactagTTCGTAccaattaacaaataactcaagatatttttcttcataaaaactTTCACGCCTTTTTATAAgtatatattttgacaaaacaaataattaacttTTACCAAAATAAGTGctcatttattatttaaaaaaataatgaagtgGTCACTCTTAGTGGAGAAGAGAGATAActattaaagagaaaaatggtgGTTACGCGGTCACTTCTATTGGAATTAGAAATCACCGTGCAGCTACAACAATAGGTTTGGGGTGGCTACACAGCCACCCTAACCAGAATAGGGGTGGTCATTGTGTCACCTCTCTCTTTCATTAAGGGTGGCCACACAAtcactctttatttttatattttttttaaaaaaaaaattttaaattatgagtaaaaaatcAACTCTATAtctatttatgttttcttaaaataagCTAATGTAAttgcaaaaaatattttatctgAGTGTAAACTCCATTAAAAACACTATCACCATTATGTCacataaaaacactttttcaaataaaaaacatttacTCAAGTATGCTAACAAAGATAACCTTCCTACACTTGAGACTCTCATTTGCTTAATGACCCACTCTCTCATACTTCCAATTCCAAATTCACACTTCCTACGAGGCAATGATAATAACccatcaaaatctaatagtatTTTCATTGTTACGTAAAGAAGTACACACTTGAGACTTGAGTATGAGAGTCTATAGCCTTTCTCTTTGCATTATTAGCCCCCACAAAGTAGTTATTTGCATCAATCTTTTTAACGGTATGCTTGGGCACCCATATTTGGCAATTAATGGCTGTAACTCTCTATGAACTGATCAACCACCAACACAAGCAGCGACACGGAAGAAAATGCTCGAAGCGGCAACACTTTCCTCTTGTTTCCAAATCCTCATATggatgaaaaatggaaaatgtagAGGATCAGAAATGTAGAATATAACAACCGCGAAGATAAATTAATCACGTAAAATCCAGGATGAATTTCATGTACCCTTCTTTGATTTAAAGAAAGgcaatgataaaaataattagaaatacATAAATCCTCCATGATTGACTAATGGTACTAGTTGAATGTAATTAGGATAAATATTGGAAGGAAATGGAAAATGCCAAATATAGCACCAAACATCAAGTGCTAGGCCCCCCCCGTTCCAAGAATCATCAGGAACTGTCTCCGCAATCAGCAACTCAAATCTTTTAGCCGGACAAAATATGTCCGTGATAAAAATGAATCACTTCCAATGGTGACTAAGAAAAAAATGCCTGTACAAAGAACGGCGAAAACAATCAGGGGTAATTTATCGCAGGAAATTAGCAATCCTGTAAATCAGACTGCTGCGCCCTTATTTTAATGCCACAGCTTACTACAGAATCCATTTCGTGGCCTCTTGGAAGATATAATATCTGAAAAGGAGTCAACCAATTGTCCTGCTAAGCTACTTGGATCATCAATCAGTGTTTGAATAAATGTGTTGACCACCCTACGTTCTTGCTCTGTTGATCTCAAGCTAAACCATGTTAACAATTTCAATCTAAATTCCTGTTTAATGTGACCCTCACATTCCAGCCAACGGATTATCTTCACACAGTACTCAAAGTTCTCATCCAAGCAAGATGAAGCGTTGGAGACTCGGAATGGTGAACCGTTAATCAAAGTGCTGTC
Protein-coding sequences here:
- the LOC132166251 gene encoding fe-S cluster assembly factor HCF101, chloroplastic isoform X2 — encoded protein: MQILHAPSSPYLSLLTSKSRPKAGLLSPENHLPLSNVNCSLRPQRIESSTWVSNKRSVFSSVTTKAASVEALSTGMAESDVLKALSQIIDPDFGTDIVSCGFVKDLHINEASGEVSFRLELTTPACPIKDMFEQKANEVVAVLPWVKNVHVTMSAQPARPIFSEQLPAGLQKISNIVAVSSCKGGVGKSTVAVNLAYTLVGMGARVGIFDADVYGPSLPTMVSPENRLLEMNPEKGTIIPTEYLGVKLVSFGFAGQGRAIMRGPMVSGVINQLLTTTEWGELDYLIVDMPPGTGDIQLTLCQVVPLTAAVIVTTPQKLAFIDVAKGVRMFSKLKVPCVAVVENMSHFDADGKRYYPFGRGSGSQVVQQFGIPHLFDLPIRPTLSASGDSGMPEVAADPQGEVAKTFQNLGVCVVQQCAKIRQQVSTAVTYDKSIKAIRVKVPDSDEEFLLHPATVRRNDRSAQSVDEWTGEQKLQYTDVPEDIEPEDIRPMGNYAVSITWPDGFSQIAPYDQLQMIERLVDVPKPTPTPA
- the LOC132166251 gene encoding fe-S cluster assembly factor HCF101, chloroplastic isoform X1, giving the protein MQILHAPSSPYLSLLTSKSRPKAGLLSPENHLPLSNVNCSLRPQRIESSTWVSNKRSVFSSVTTKAASVEAGASALSTGMAESDVLKALSQIIDPDFGTDIVSCGFVKDLHINEASGEVSFRLELTTPACPIKDMFEQKANEVVAVLPWVKNVHVTMSAQPARPIFSEQLPAGLQKISNIVAVSSCKGGVGKSTVAVNLAYTLVGMGARVGIFDADVYGPSLPTMVSPENRLLEMNPEKGTIIPTEYLGVKLVSFGFAGQGRAIMRGPMVSGVINQLLTTTEWGELDYLIVDMPPGTGDIQLTLCQVVPLTAAVIVTTPQKLAFIDVAKGVRMFSKLKVPCVAVVENMSHFDADGKRYYPFGRGSGSQVVQQFGIPHLFDLPIRPTLSASGDSGMPEVAADPQGEVAKTFQNLGVCVVQQCAKIRQQVSTAVTYDKSIKAIRVKVPDSDEEFLLHPATVRRNDRSAQSVDEWTGEQKLQYTDVPEDIEPEDIRPMGNYAVSITWPDGFSQIAPYDQLQMIERLVDVPKPTPTPA
- the LOC132166251 gene encoding fe-S cluster assembly factor HCF101, chloroplastic isoform X3, which encodes MECTAGASALSTGMAESDVLKALSQIIDPDFGTDIVSCGFVKDLHINEASGEVSFRLELTTPACPIKDMFEQKANEVVAVLPWVKNVHVTMSAQPARPIFSEQLPAGLQKISNIVAVSSCKGGVGKSTVAVNLAYTLVGMGARVGIFDADVYGPSLPTMVSPENRLLEMNPEKGTIIPTEYLGVKLVSFGFAGQGRAIMRGPMVSGVINQLLTTTEWGELDYLIVDMPPGTGDIQLTLCQVVPLTAAVIVTTPQKLAFIDVAKGVRMFSKLKVPCVAVVENMSHFDADGKRYYPFGRGSGSQVVQQFGIPHLFDLPIRPTLSASGDSGMPEVAADPQGEVAKTFQNLGVCVVQQCAKIRQQVSTAVTYDKSIKAIRVKVPDSDEEFLLHPATVRRNDRSAQSVDEWTGEQKLQYTDVPEDIEPEDIRPMGNYAVSITWPDGFSQIAPYDQLQMIERLVDVPKPTPTPA
- the LOC132166251 gene encoding fe-S cluster assembly factor HCF101, chloroplastic isoform X4; amino-acid sequence: MECTALSTGMAESDVLKALSQIIDPDFGTDIVSCGFVKDLHINEASGEVSFRLELTTPACPIKDMFEQKANEVVAVLPWVKNVHVTMSAQPARPIFSEQLPAGLQKISNIVAVSSCKGGVGKSTVAVNLAYTLVGMGARVGIFDADVYGPSLPTMVSPENRLLEMNPEKGTIIPTEYLGVKLVSFGFAGQGRAIMRGPMVSGVINQLLTTTEWGELDYLIVDMPPGTGDIQLTLCQVVPLTAAVIVTTPQKLAFIDVAKGVRMFSKLKVPCVAVVENMSHFDADGKRYYPFGRGSGSQVVQQFGIPHLFDLPIRPTLSASGDSGMPEVAADPQGEVAKTFQNLGVCVVQQCAKIRQQVSTAVTYDKSIKAIRVKVPDSDEEFLLHPATVRRNDRSAQSVDEWTGEQKLQYTDVPEDIEPEDIRPMGNYAVSITWPDGFSQIAPYDQLQMIERLVDVPKPTPTPA